The following proteins are encoded in a genomic region of Nitratireductor sp. GISD-1A_MAKvit:
- a CDS encoding alpha-2-macroglobulin family protein gives MFAARGLSLLLVFLFGFAAMAAAQDARRIVVSENADYFGFDLRTEKDVTLDQCKAVCLADPQCRAFTYNTSAQWCFLKSDFNRLNAFEGAVAGKVVVSGAAADLGAPPALRFVPDHVLREADEYRAEVLRTVRPENVGLVRLSSAGGQALANGDPHNAMKAFTTALTMEPKNAKLWSQLARAVIAAQPAGNMNLYRLQRAGTGAAINAYNLSRSADDRAEALALLAPALERRNLFRPALSAYEASLALKTARDVQAAYADLKRRKGFRVIDHSVDSDSATPRACVQFSEELVKHGVDYAQFVTVDNLRSFAVDRSDKELCVSGLTHGEQYRIVIRQGLPAAIGEVIAEPVPLEIYVRDRAPSLRFTGDNFVLPSSARRGIPFVSVNTDSAKLSVHRVGERALARLLSEGQFLRQLNQYGANEVGDEMGAPVFEGTIEIKAELNKDVVTSIPIDEAVPERKPGVYMMTAVPEGDRSQNWDNRATQWFLVSDIGLSTFAGEDGLSVFARSLASAKPIDGLKLRLVARNNEVLGEAETDGNGHARFDPGLARGSSGLAPAAIIAENGTEDFVFLDMTRAGFDLSDRGVTGRPSPGPLDVFAWTERGIYRAGETVHASALTRNPASDAVEDLPLTFIFRRPDGVEDRRIVSDGAALGGHAVELHLPNNAVRGTWALGIYADPKKPALAEMNFLVEDFVPDRTEFELASANETVPVGGATDVTVDGRYLYGAPAAGLALEGELTVAPTREWKAFPGYVFGLDDEEDVEALRVSLPGLPETDADGQAQFPVALDGAPSTTRLLKAQVNVRMREAGGRAVERALEIDVEPESAMIGLKPEFTGGRVAEGATANFRVIAVDPKGERIAMDGLEWKLLKVERHYQWYRNGSSWNYEPITTTSLVREGTVDAKADSEPQISVSVDWGRYRLEVESPNAGGPITSAAFDSGWYVEAGSTETPDGLEVALDRDAYAVGETAKLKISPRFAGEVLVTVGSESLIETFTTKVPEDGATVDIPVTDALGAGAYVTATLFRPGDDAENRLPMRAIGVRWLKVDPGARDLTVELGVEEQARPDESLSIPVSVGGLAPGEEAYVTVAAVDVGILNLTRYEPPQPDAWYFGQRMLGIEMRDIYGRLIDGSLGAMGRLRTGGDGGGMTATGSAPTQKLLAFFSGIVKVDDDGKAEVSFEIPQFNGTARIMAVAWSKKGVGSAQQDVIIRDPVVLTTSLPRFLAPGDEARLLLEIANTDGPAGDYRLTVMAEGPVSADLRSLSDTVTLEAGGKATLSVPVSATNQTGEGALTVALSHESGLAVEKSVPLPVRPGVMPVATRSVVTLAANGGSVTLDGALLEDSFAENASVSLNISRADGFDIPALLMSLDRYPYGCTEQTTSRALPLLYVSELSKAAGLEDDPALKGRIEDAITSVLAAQSSSGGFGLWGPGSGDLWLDAYVTDFLTRAGEQGFAVPEAAMGQALQNLSNTLAYDTDVSSRGSEIAYALYVLARNRKASAGDLRYYLDTRLDEFSTPLARAQLAAGLALYGDAERAERGFASAFRLAQGMSGRYTARSDYGSRLRDGAAMLALAAESRPEPALVPQMIDLVADMRGDTRFMSTQDEAWMLLAARALSQSSDDLSLTVDGNAHQGAFSRRLSGLEIEAAPLTVANRGDEPVDAVMTVVAAPQQPLPAGGEGFTIERRYYTLDGREANVSEARQNERYVVVLEMAEQNAWPSRVLVSDLLPAGFEIDNPRLVGSADLANFDWLGETNAVHTEFRDDRFIAAFDRNGGGKFRLAYVVRAVTPGVYTHPAASVEDMYRPQLSARTATGFMEITGQ, from the coding sequence ATGTTTGCGGCACGCGGACTCTCCCTTTTACTCGTTTTTCTTTTCGGATTTGCGGCAATGGCTGCCGCGCAGGATGCGCGCCGGATCGTGGTAAGCGAGAACGCCGACTATTTCGGCTTCGATCTGCGCACCGAAAAGGATGTCACGCTCGACCAGTGCAAGGCGGTGTGCCTTGCCGATCCGCAGTGCCGGGCCTTCACCTACAACACCAGCGCGCAATGGTGCTTTTTGAAGTCGGATTTCAACCGGCTGAATGCGTTCGAGGGAGCGGTGGCCGGCAAGGTGGTGGTGAGTGGCGCTGCGGCCGATCTCGGCGCGCCGCCGGCGCTGCGCTTCGTGCCCGATCATGTGCTGCGCGAGGCGGATGAGTATCGTGCCGAAGTTCTGCGCACCGTGCGCCCCGAGAATGTCGGGCTTGTCCGATTGAGTTCTGCCGGGGGGCAGGCGCTGGCAAATGGCGACCCGCACAATGCGATGAAAGCCTTCACCACCGCGCTGACCATGGAGCCGAAAAACGCGAAGCTCTGGTCTCAGCTTGCCCGCGCCGTAATAGCTGCACAGCCGGCCGGCAACATGAACCTCTACCGGTTGCAGCGGGCCGGCACCGGCGCGGCCATCAATGCTTACAATCTGTCGCGCAGCGCAGATGACCGTGCGGAGGCGCTGGCTCTCCTTGCTCCCGCACTGGAGCGGCGCAACCTGTTCCGCCCCGCCCTCAGCGCCTACGAGGCGAGCCTGGCGCTTAAAACCGCGCGCGATGTGCAGGCGGCCTATGCCGATTTGAAGCGCCGCAAGGGGTTTCGCGTGATCGACCATTCGGTCGATTCCGATAGCGCCACGCCGCGCGCCTGCGTGCAGTTTTCCGAGGAGCTGGTAAAACACGGCGTCGACTACGCCCAGTTCGTGACCGTCGACAACCTGCGCTCCTTTGCCGTTGATCGCAGCGACAAGGAGCTGTGCGTCAGCGGTCTGACGCATGGCGAGCAATATCGCATTGTCATCCGGCAGGGCCTGCCGGCGGCCATTGGCGAGGTGATTGCCGAGCCGGTTCCGCTGGAAATCTACGTGCGGGACCGTGCGCCTTCGCTGCGCTTCACCGGCGACAATTTCGTGCTGCCGTCATCGGCGCGCCGGGGCATTCCGTTCGTTTCGGTCAATACCGACAGCGCGAAACTCTCCGTCCATCGCGTCGGCGAGCGTGCGTTGGCGCGGCTTTTGAGCGAGGGGCAGTTCCTGCGTCAGCTAAACCAATATGGGGCCAATGAGGTTGGCGACGAGATGGGCGCGCCGGTCTTCGAAGGCACTATTGAGATCAAGGCCGAGCTCAACAAGGATGTCGTCACCAGCATTCCCATCGATGAGGCGGTGCCGGAGCGCAAACCCGGGGTCTATATGATGACGGCGGTGCCGGAAGGCGACCGGAGCCAGAACTGGGACAACCGCGCCACGCAGTGGTTCCTTGTCTCCGATATCGGGCTTTCCACCTTCGCAGGGGAGGACGGGCTTTCTGTCTTCGCGCGCTCGCTGGCGAGCGCGAAGCCGATCGACGGCCTGAAGCTCAGGCTTGTGGCCCGCAACAATGAGGTGCTTGGCGAGGCGGAAACCGATGGCAACGGCCATGCGCGCTTCGATCCCGGTCTGGCGCGGGGCTCTTCCGGGCTCGCACCGGCGGCGATCATCGCTGAAAACGGGACTGAAGATTTCGTCTTCCTCGACATGACGCGCGCGGGCTTCGATCTTTCGGATCGCGGCGTGACGGGGCGTCCTTCGCCCGGACCGCTCGACGTGTTCGCCTGGACGGAGCGTGGCATCTATCGCGCCGGCGAGACGGTGCATGCGAGCGCGCTCACGCGCAATCCCGCTTCGGATGCGGTGGAGGATCTGCCACTGACCTTCATCTTCCGCCGTCCAGACGGTGTGGAGGACCGGCGCATCGTTTCCGATGGGGCGGCACTTGGCGGTCATGCGGTGGAGCTTCATCTGCCGAACAATGCCGTGCGTGGCACCTGGGCGCTGGGCATTTACGCGGACCCGAAAAAGCCGGCGCTGGCCGAGATGAACTTTCTGGTCGAGGATTTCGTGCCCGACCGCACCGAGTTCGAGCTTGCGAGCGCCAATGAGACCGTGCCCGTTGGTGGCGCGACGGATGTGACCGTCGATGGCCGCTATCTCTATGGCGCACCGGCAGCAGGGCTTGCGCTCGAAGGCGAACTGACGGTCGCGCCGACGCGCGAGTGGAAAGCCTTCCCCGGCTACGTCTTCGGCCTCGATGACGAGGAAGACGTGGAGGCGCTGCGTGTTTCGCTGCCCGGCCTGCCTGAGACCGATGCGGACGGGCAGGCGCAGTTCCCGGTGGCGCTGGATGGCGCGCCTTCGACCACGCGTCTCCTGAAAGCACAGGTGAATGTGCGCATGCGCGAGGCCGGTGGCCGCGCCGTGGAGCGCGCGCTGGAAATCGATGTCGAGCCGGAAAGCGCGATGATCGGCCTGAAGCCGGAATTCACCGGCGGGCGCGTGGCCGAGGGAGCGACGGCGAATTTCCGTGTGATCGCGGTCGATCCGAAGGGCGAGCGCATCGCCATGGACGGCCTCGAATGGAAGCTTCTGAAGGTGGAGCGTCACTATCAATGGTATCGCAACGGCAGTTCCTGGAACTATGAGCCGATCACCACGACGAGCCTCGTGCGCGAGGGGACGGTGGATGCAAAGGCCGACAGCGAGCCACAGATCAGCGTTTCCGTGGACTGGGGGCGGTATCGCCTCGAGGTGGAGAGCCCGAATGCGGGCGGGCCGATCACCAGCGCGGCGTTCGATTCCGGCTGGTATGTGGAGGCAGGTTCCACCGAAACGCCGGACGGGCTGGAAGTGGCGCTCGACCGCGACGCCTATGCGGTGGGCGAGACGGCGAAGCTGAAGATTTCGCCACGCTTTGCCGGCGAGGTTCTGGTGACGGTGGGGTCCGAAAGCCTCATCGAAACCTTCACCACAAAGGTGCCGGAAGATGGCGCGACCGTGGACATTCCGGTGACCGACGCGCTCGGGGCCGGGGCCTATGTGACCGCGACGCTGTTCCGCCCCGGCGATGATGCCGAAAATCGCCTGCCCATGCGCGCCATCGGTGTGCGCTGGCTCAAGGTCGATCCGGGTGCGCGTGACCTTACGGTTGAACTCGGCGTGGAGGAACAGGCGCGCCCCGATGAGAGCCTTTCCATCCCCGTCAGCGTTGGCGGTCTGGCACCAGGCGAAGAAGCTTATGTGACCGTCGCTGCGGTCGATGTGGGCATTCTCAACCTCACACGCTACGAACCGCCACAGCCGGACGCCTGGTATTTCGGCCAGCGCATGCTGGGTATCGAAATGCGCGACATTTACGGGCGGCTGATCGATGGTTCGCTCGGCGCGATGGGGCGGCTGCGCACCGGTGGCGATGGCGGCGGCATGACCGCGACCGGCAGCGCGCCGACACAGAAGCTGCTCGCCTTCTTCTCCGGCATCGTGAAGGTGGACGATGACGGGAAAGCGGAGGTCTCCTTCGAGATTCCGCAGTTCAACGGCACGGCCCGCATCATGGCGGTCGCCTGGTCGAAGAAGGGCGTGGGCAGCGCGCAGCAGGATGTGATCATCCGCGATCCCGTTGTGCTGACCACCAGCCTCCCGCGCTTCCTGGCGCCGGGCGACGAGGCGCGGCTTCTGCTTGAAATCGCCAACACGGATGGCCCGGCCGGTGACTATCGCCTCACGGTGATGGCCGAAGGGCCGGTCAGCGCCGATCTGCGGTCGCTCTCCGATACGGTGACGCTTGAGGCGGGCGGCAAGGCCACGCTCTCCGTGCCTGTTTCGGCGACGAACCAGACGGGCGAGGGCGCGCTGACGGTGGCGCTTTCGCATGAGAGCGGGCTTGCCGTGGAGAAAAGCGTGCCCCTGCCGGTGCGGCCGGGCGTGATGCCGGTTGCCACGCGCAGCGTGGTGACGCTTGCAGCCAATGGCGGCAGTGTCACGCTGGACGGCGCGCTTCTGGAAGACAGCTTTGCCGAGAACGCGTCGGTGAGCCTCAACATTTCGCGGGCCGACGGGTTCGACATTCCGGCGCTTTTGATGTCGCTCGACCGCTACCCCTATGGCTGCACGGAGCAGACCACCAGCCGCGCACTGCCGCTGCTCTATGTGAGCGAGCTTTCAAAGGCTGCGGGGCTGGAAGACGATCCGGCGCTGAAGGGGCGCATCGAGGACGCCATCACAAGCGTTCTTGCCGCACAGTCTTCGTCTGGCGGTTTCGGTCTCTGGGGACCGGGATCGGGCGATCTGTGGCTCGACGCCTATGTGACGGACTTCCTCACCCGCGCCGGCGAGCAGGGCTTTGCCGTGCCCGAGGCGGCGATGGGCCAGGCGCTGCAGAACCTCTCGAACACGCTCGCCTATGACACGGATGTCTCCTCGCGCGGCAGCGAGATCGCCTATGCGCTCTATGTGCTGGCGCGCAACCGCAAGGCTTCCGCCGGCGATCTGCGCTACTATCTCGACACGCGGCTCGATGAGTTCTCCACGCCGCTGGCGCGCGCGCAGCTGGCTGCGGGGCTCGCGCTTTATGGCGATGCGGAACGTGCGGAACGGGGCTTTGCCTCCGCCTTCCGTCTCGCTCAGGGCATGAGCGGGCGTTACACGGCGCGCTCCGATTACGGGTCGCGTCTGCGCGACGGCGCGGCGATGCTGGCGCTGGCGGCAGAAAGCCGACCCGAACCGGCGCTGGTGCCGCAGATGATCGATCTGGTGGCCGATATGCGCGGTGACACGCGTTTCATGAGCACGCAGGACGAGGCGTGGATGCTTCTTGCCGCCCGCGCGCTGAGCCAGTCGAGCGACGATCTGAGCCTGACCGTGGACGGCAACGCGCATCAGGGCGCATTCTCGCGACGGCTTTCCGGGTTGGAGATCGAGGCAGCGCCACTCACAGTGGCCAATCGGGGTGATGAGCCGGTCGATGCGGTGATGACGGTGGTGGCTGCGCCGCAGCAGCCGCTGCCGGCGGGCGGCGAGGGCTTCACCATCGAGCGGCGCTACTACACGCTCGACGGCAGGGAGGCCAATGTCTCGGAAGCACGCCAGAACGAGCGCTATGTGGTGGTGCTGGAGATGGCGGAACAGAACGCCTGGCCTTCACGCGTTCTGGTCTCTGACCTATTGCCGGCGGGCTTCGAGATCGACAATCCGCGCCTTGTCGGCAGCGCCGATCTCGCCAATTTCGACTGGCTGGGCGAGACGAATGCGGTTCACACCGAGTTCCGCGACGACCGCTTCATTGCCGCCTTCGATCGAAACGGGGGCGGCAAATTCCGTCTCGCCTATGTGGTGCGTGCGGTGACGCCGGGCGTCTACACGCATCCGGCGGCGAGCGTGGAAGACATGTACCGTCCGCAGCTCTCCGCCCGCACGGCCACGGGCTTCATGGAAATCACGGGGCAGTAG
- the pbpC gene encoding penicillin-binding protein 1C: protein MRRVAMAAGLAAVLAIGGVVALDRLDAAYPPPLDPAPLSVEVLDRDGALLRAYAASDGRWRLPADIHTLDPQFLKMLIAYEDKRFWSHPGVDMRALGRAAWQLLWNGRIVSGGSTLSMQLARLTEPRAARSFSAKFRQIVRALQIERRLSKREILERYLTLAPYGGNLEGVRAASLAWFGKEPHRLGLEEAALLVALPQSPEARRPDRHPQRAKAARDRVLARMAGAGVIIESEVARASHAKLAGRRLPMPAYAAHLADAVVRAEPGRRVHRLTISRSAQANLEAVAAKAARKLGPRVSVAMVLSDAQTGAVLARVGSAGYFNAARAGWIDMSVAERSPGSTLKPFIYGLAFEEGLVMQETMIEDRPGNFSGYRPRNFDMAYQGDVSVRTALQMSLNVPAIRLLDAVGPVRLVARMRRAGVPPALPAGETPGLAIGLGGAGLTLEGLVQLYGGLANRGRVRPLHYLDDAEIAAHPPSVLTPQATWQVADILSGVAPPGGSPRLGIAYKTGTSYGYRDAWSVGYDGRHVLGVWAGRPDGGSVPGLTGYLAAAPILFEAFARSGVGIAPFPPAPAGAIRLAASDLPFPMRRFSASGGGFRADAPVEPAPEIVFPPQGARIDVGLARGARIMPLALKIYGGRAPFRWLANGEPLPEAYRRRRASWVPDGGGASTLTVIDAAGRSASVDVFLE, encoded by the coding sequence ATGCGCCGTGTCGCCATGGCCGCTGGGCTTGCGGCCGTACTCGCCATCGGCGGGGTGGTGGCGCTCGACCGGCTGGACGCGGCCTATCCGCCGCCGCTCGATCCCGCCCCGCTTTCGGTGGAGGTGCTCGACCGCGACGGCGCGCTGCTGCGTGCCTATGCGGCCTCCGACGGGCGCTGGCGCCTGCCGGCGGATATCCACACGCTTGACCCGCAGTTTCTCAAAATGCTCATTGCCTATGAGGACAAGCGCTTCTGGTCGCATCCGGGCGTCGACATGCGCGCGCTTGGCCGCGCCGCATGGCAGCTTTTGTGGAACGGGCGCATCGTTTCGGGCGGGTCCACACTGTCGATGCAGCTTGCACGCCTCACCGAGCCGCGCGCGGCGCGCAGCTTCAGCGCCAAGTTCCGGCAGATCGTGCGGGCGCTACAGATCGAGCGCAGGCTTTCCAAGCGGGAGATCCTGGAGCGTTATCTGACGCTTGCGCCCTATGGCGGCAATCTTGAAGGGGTGCGCGCGGCAAGCCTCGCCTGGTTCGGCAAGGAGCCGCACCGGCTCGGGCTGGAGGAGGCCGCGCTCCTTGTCGCGCTGCCGCAATCGCCCGAAGCACGGCGACCGGACCGTCATCCGCAGAGGGCGAAAGCCGCGCGCGACCGCGTGCTTGCCCGCATGGCAGGCGCCGGCGTCATCATCGAAAGCGAGGTCGCGCGTGCGTCTCACGCGAAGCTTGCCGGGCGTCGTCTGCCCATGCCCGCCTATGCCGCGCATCTGGCCGATGCGGTGGTGCGGGCGGAGCCGGGCAGGCGTGTGCATCGCCTCACCATCAGCCGCTCCGCGCAGGCCAATCTGGAAGCCGTTGCCGCCAAAGCCGCGCGAAAGCTCGGACCACGCGTTTCCGTGGCGATGGTGCTTTCGGATGCGCAGACTGGCGCGGTGCTCGCGCGGGTCGGATCGGCGGGGTATTTCAATGCCGCGCGCGCCGGCTGGATCGACATGAGCGTGGCAGAGCGTTCGCCGGGCTCCACACTCAAACCCTTCATCTATGGTCTTGCCTTCGAGGAGGGGCTGGTGATGCAGGAAACCATGATCGAGGACCGGCCCGGCAATTTTTCGGGCTATCGTCCGCGCAATTTCGACATGGCCTATCAGGGCGATGTTTCGGTGCGTACGGCCTTGCAGATGTCGCTCAACGTGCCGGCGATCCGGTTGCTTGATGCGGTGGGGCCGGTGCGGCTTGTGGCGCGCATGCGACGCGCAGGTGTGCCGCCCGCTCTGCCAGCCGGCGAGACGCCGGGGCTTGCCATCGGGCTTGGCGGTGCAGGGCTGACGCTGGAAGGGCTGGTGCAGCTTTATGGCGGGCTCGCCAATCGGGGGCGGGTGCGCCCGCTGCATTATCTGGACGATGCAGAGATTGCCGCGCATCCTCCTTCCGTGCTGACGCCGCAGGCCACCTGGCAGGTTGCCGACATCCTGTCCGGCGTTGCACCGCCGGGAGGCTCGCCGCGCCTGGGCATCGCCTACAAGACGGGCACGTCCTACGGTTATCGTGATGCGTGGTCGGTGGGCTATGACGGGCGGCATGTGCTGGGCGTGTGGGCCGGGCGGCCCGATGGCGGTTCGGTGCCGGGGCTGACCGGCTATCTCGCCGCCGCGCCCATTCTGTTCGAGGCGTTTGCGCGCTCGGGCGTGGGCATCGCTCCGTTCCCGCCTGCACCGGCAGGCGCGATCCGGCTCGCAGCCTCCGATCTTCCGTTTCCCATGCGGCGATTCTCCGCCTCGGGTGGCGGATTTCGCGCCGATGCACCGGTGGAGCCCGCGCCGGAAATCGTGTTTCCGCCGCAGGGCGCGCGCATCGATGTGGGGCTTGCGCGCGGCGCGCGGATCATGCCGCTGGCGCTCAAGATCTATGGCGGGCGCGCGCCGTTTCGCTGGCTGGCCAATGGCGAGCCGCTGCCGGAGGCCTATCGGCGGCGCAGGGCAAGCTGGGTGCCCGATGGCGGCGGTGCATCGACCCTGACGGTGATCGACGCGGCGGGGCGTTCCGCCAGCGTGGATGTTTTTCTGGAATAG
- a CDS encoding sugar kinase — translation MTEPKIICMGEPLIEFNQVDDTGNYLFGHGGDTSNCAIAAARAGASVGFFTALGADGFGDSLMQLWADNGVDARHVPRNSDAHTGVYFVSHGENGHSFSYLRKGSAASRITPRDLPRSAIEAADILHLSGISLAISADACDAALEAINIARAAGTKVSFDTNLRLKLWPLERARALTEAAMRKADIALPGLEDAEQLVGISDPDAIADHYLGLGAGIVALTLGKDGCLVATPDERRRVPGIRVKAVDATGAGDTFDGNFLAELNRHGDPFEAARYANAAAALSTQGFGAVAPMPMREMVLKALAEAA, via the coding sequence ATGACCGAGCCGAAAATCATCTGCATGGGAGAACCGCTGATCGAGTTCAACCAGGTGGACGACACGGGGAACTATCTCTTCGGCCATGGTGGCGACACGTCGAACTGCGCCATCGCAGCCGCGCGCGCCGGCGCATCGGTCGGGTTTTTCACCGCGCTCGGTGCAGACGGGTTCGGCGACAGCCTGATGCAGCTCTGGGCGGACAATGGCGTCGACGCCCGTCATGTCCCGCGCAATTCGGACGCCCATACGGGTGTCTACTTCGTCAGCCATGGCGAGAACGGCCATTCCTTCTCCTATCTGCGCAAGGGATCGGCGGCGAGCCGCATCACCCCGCGCGACCTGCCGCGCAGCGCCATCGAGGCGGCCGACATCCTTCATCTTTCCGGCATCTCGCTCGCCATAAGCGCAGACGCATGCGACGCGGCACTGGAAGCGATCAACATTGCCCGCGCCGCCGGCACGAAGGTCTCCTTCGACACCAATCTGCGCCTCAAACTGTGGCCGCTCGAGCGCGCCCGCGCGCTGACCGAAGCCGCCATGCGCAAGGCCGACATCGCGCTTCCCGGTCTGGAAGACGCCGAGCAACTGGTCGGGATCAGCGATCCGGACGCCATCGCCGATCATTATCTGGGCCTTGGCGCGGGCATCGTCGCGCTGACGCTCGGCAAGGATGGCTGCCTCGTTGCCACGCCGGATGAGCGCCGCCGCGTGCCTGGCATCAGGGTCAAGGCCGTCGACGCTACAGGCGCGGGCGACACGTTCGATGGTAATTTCCTCGCCGAGCTCAATCGCCATGGCGACCCGTTCGAGGCAGCGCGCTATGCCAATGCGGCTGCGGCGCTCTCCACGCAGGGCTTTGGCGCGGTCGCCCCCATGCCCATGCGCGAGATGGTTCTCAAGGCACTCGCGGAAGCCGCCTGA
- a CDS encoding sugar transferase, with amino-acid sequence MFQRGPAEASPDLEDILQHGASLRKRRLLRNLRPMLPEILVAALLQCCVYTAFILNASRSDWNNLAIVCAVLFSLPFIIGFALLGFRRQRNTFSIAIFVTFVCFNVAVAVLSGLRVPVSYSALLTAYLIATIAMIIANLRLHRSLEDHVALLDFPKARKVAARLAGHVAVITDKAADIGAYDRLLIDTGTHHNPEWSAFMTKAYMVGVDVTPWFSFLELREGRVDIDAFDVSHLAYTPSQIYYSKAKRALDLFAVIITAPITIPLGMALWCYIRALDGGPAIFVQVRRGYGGRPFNMLKFRTMYHGTQGGATQANDDRIIKGCRFLRRLRLDELPQLINIWRGEMSLVGPRPVAEYVAQASEAEEAKYIHRTMVLPGITGWAQVNSGYAGNTSEEINKLSYDLYYIKHLSFDLDMLIMISTISTILFGRGAR; translated from the coding sequence GTGTTTCAACGCGGCCCAGCCGAGGCCAGCCCCGATCTGGAAGATATCCTCCAGCATGGCGCTTCCCTGCGCAAACGGCGTCTGTTGCGAAACTTGCGCCCCATGCTTCCCGAGATTCTGGTCGCGGCGCTGCTGCAGTGCTGCGTCTACACGGCGTTCATCCTCAATGCCTCTCGCAGCGACTGGAACAATCTCGCGATTGTGTGCGCGGTTCTGTTCTCGCTGCCTTTCATCATAGGCTTCGCGCTCTTGGGCTTTCGCCGCCAGCGCAACACGTTCTCCATCGCAATTTTCGTCACTTTCGTCTGCTTCAACGTGGCCGTCGCGGTGCTTTCGGGGCTGCGCGTGCCGGTCAGTTACTCGGCGTTGCTCACCGCCTATCTGATTGCAACGATTGCCATGATCATTGCCAATCTCAGGCTGCACCGCTCACTTGAAGATCACGTCGCTCTGCTCGATTTCCCCAAGGCCCGGAAGGTCGCCGCCCGGCTTGCGGGGCATGTGGCCGTCATCACCGACAAAGCGGCGGATATCGGAGCCTATGACCGTCTGCTGATCGACACCGGAACGCACCACAATCCGGAGTGGTCGGCATTCATGACAAAAGCCTATATGGTCGGGGTCGACGTGACCCCGTGGTTCAGCTTTCTCGAACTGCGCGAAGGCCGCGTGGATATCGATGCCTTTGACGTTTCGCATCTCGCCTACACACCGAGCCAGATCTACTACTCCAAGGCGAAACGCGCGCTCGATCTTTTTGCCGTCATCATAACGGCTCCGATAACCATCCCGCTCGGTATGGCACTCTGGTGTTACATTCGCGCCCTTGATGGCGGGCCGGCCATCTTTGTACAGGTTCGCAGGGGCTATGGCGGCCGCCCGTTCAACATGCTCAAGTTCCGGACCATGTATCACGGCACTCAGGGAGGGGCCACGCAGGCGAATGACGACCGCATCATCAAGGGGTGTCGTTTTCTGCGACGCCTGCGCCTGGATGAACTGCCTCAACTGATCAACATCTGGCGTGGTGAGATGAGCCTCGTCGGCCCACGCCCCGTGGCAGAATATGTCGCACAGGCCAGTGAAGCGGAAGAGGCGAAATACATCCACCGCACCATGGTTCTGCCGGGGATCACGGGCTGGGCACAGGTGAATTCCGGCTATGCCGGCAACACCAGCGAGGAGATCAACAAACTCTCCTACGACCTCTATTACATAAAGCACCTCTCATTCGATCTGGACATGCTCATCATGATTTCCACGATCAGCACGATCCTGTTCGGTCGCGGTGCGCGCTAG
- a CDS encoding DMT family transporter — protein sequence MYRQAYVLLFLTTLFWGGNAVAGRLAVGHVSPMMLTTLRWIIGCALLAAFAWPHLRRDWPAIRPKLPLLAALGTLGFTGFNAVFYSSAQFTSAINIAIEQGAVPMVIFVANFVLFRQRVSVLQFAGFVLSLVGVALVASHGEFSRLLELDVNFGDALMLVAVLLYAGYTVGLRLKPEIHWLSLMFVLSFFALLASLPLVAWEIATDRLIAPDLQGWAVVFYAALFPSIFAQTLYIRGNELIGGNRAGLFINLVPIFGTLLSIIILREAFFTYHAVALVLVLGGIWLAEHGGRKLASRQENAGA from the coding sequence ATGTACCGCCAAGCCTATGTCTTACTGTTTCTGACCACCCTCTTCTGGGGCGGCAATGCCGTGGCTGGCCGGCTGGCCGTTGGCCATGTATCGCCAATGATGCTGACAACGCTTCGCTGGATCATCGGTTGTGCGCTGCTTGCAGCGTTCGCATGGCCACATCTACGGCGTGACTGGCCGGCGATCAGACCGAAATTGCCTCTGCTGGCTGCTCTGGGCACACTTGGCTTTACCGGATTCAACGCCGTCTTCTACAGCTCGGCCCAGTTCACCTCGGCGATCAACATCGCCATCGAACAGGGCGCCGTACCGATGGTCATCTTCGTCGCCAATTTTGTCCTCTTTCGCCAGCGTGTGAGTGTTCTGCAGTTTGCGGGCTTCGTCCTGTCTCTGGTCGGCGTGGCGCTGGTTGCAAGTCATGGAGAGTTTTCCCGCCTGCTGGAGCTGGATGTGAACTTCGGTGATGCGCTCATGCTGGTCGCGGTGCTGCTTTACGCGGGCTACACGGTCGGACTGCGATTGAAACCGGAGATCCACTGGCTGAGCCTGATGTTCGTGCTCTCCTTTTTCGCGCTTCTGGCGTCCCTGCCCCTCGTGGCCTGGGAGATCGCGACAGACCGCCTCATCGCACCGGATCTGCAGGGGTGGGCGGTGGTTTTCTACGCGGCGCTCTTCCCATCGATCTTTGCGCAGACGCTCTACATTCGCGGCAACGAGCTGATCGGCGGAAACCGCGCCGGGCTGTTCATCAATCTCGTGCCGATCTTCGGGACGCTGCTGTCGATCATCATTCTGCGCGAAGCCTTCTTCACCTACCACGCCGTTGCGCTGGTGCTGGTGCTCGGTGGGATATGGCTGGCCGAACATGGTGGCCGCAAACTGGCGTCCAGACAGGAAAATGCCGGCGCATGA